Proteins from one Methanococcus maripaludis C5 genomic window:
- a CDS encoding sulfide-dependent adenosine diphosphate thiazole synthase translates to MDGKLRADEVAVTKSILKSTFNMWMDVIDVDVVIVGAGPSGLTAAKYLAQKGVKTVVLERHLSFGGGTWGGGMGFPNIVVEKPADEILREAGIKLDEVDGEDELFTADSVEVPAKLGVAAIDAGAKILTGIVVEDLILKEDKIAGVVIQSYAIEKAGLHIDPLTISAKYVIDSTGHDASAVHTLARKNKDLGIEVPGEKSMWAEKGENSLTRNTREIFPGLYVCGMAANAYHAGYRMGAIFGGMYLSGKKCAEMILEKMEK, encoded by the coding sequence ATGGATGGAAAGCTCAGGGCAGATGAAGTAGCAGTAACAAAATCGATATTGAAGTCCACTTTTAACATGTGGATGGATGTAATTGACGTCGACGTTGTAATTGTTGGTGCAGGTCCAAGTGGACTTACAGCTGCAAAATATTTGGCTCAAAAAGGAGTTAAAACCGTAGTTCTCGAAAGACACCTTTCATTTGGTGGTGGAACTTGGGGCGGAGGAATGGGCTTTCCAAACATCGTCGTAGAAAAACCTGCAGATGAAATATTACGAGAAGCAGGAATTAAATTGGATGAAGTTGATGGGGAAGATGAATTATTCACCGCAGATTCAGTAGAAGTTCCTGCAAAATTAGGTGTTGCAGCAATTGATGCAGGTGCAAAAATATTAACTGGAATCGTGGTAGAAGACTTGATTTTAAAAGAAGATAAAATTGCAGGGGTTGTTATTCAATCTTACGCAATTGAAAAAGCAGGACTTCATATCGACCCACTCACAATCAGTGCAAAATACGTGATAGATTCAACAGGACACGATGCTTCAGCAGTTCACACACTTGCTAGAAAGAATAAAGACCTTGGAATCGAAGTTCCTGGTGAAAAATCCATGTGGGCAGAAAAAGGTGAAAATTCGCTCACAAGAAACACTAGAGAAATATTCCCTGGATTGTATGTTTGTGGAATGGCCGCAAATGCGTACCACGCAGGTTACAGAATGGGCGCAATCTTTGGTGGAATGTACCTTTCTGGAAAAAAATGTGCTGAAATGATTCTTGAAAAAATGGAAAAATAA
- the rimI gene encoding ribosomal protein S18-alanine N-acetyltransferase: protein MIINIRKFREHDLKRVMEIEKESFDKNYPEFLMMHIYTSFPDGFLVAETEDGKIVGYIIALMEWGNGHVVSIAVDSAYQNYGIGNALLSATENFLFNECHAKHCVLEVRFDNKKAREFYYKRNYVDRKVLYNYYDDGADAILMIKRRFDLSGNYPIFVNMW, encoded by the coding sequence ATGATTATAAATATACGAAAATTCCGGGAACATGACTTAAAACGGGTAATGGAAATAGAAAAAGAATCTTTTGATAAAAATTATCCGGAATTTTTGATGATGCACATATACACGTCATTTCCAGACGGTTTTTTGGTAGCAGAAACTGAAGATGGAAAAATTGTTGGATATATAATTGCATTGATGGAATGGGGAAACGGGCATGTTGTATCGATTGCGGTTGATTCAGCTTACCAAAATTATGGAATTGGAAACGCCCTTTTAAGTGCTACTGAAAACTTTTTATTCAACGAGTGCCATGCAAAACACTGCGTTTTAGAGGTTCGTTTCGATAACAAAAAAGCGAGAGAATTTTACTACAAGAGAAATTATGTTGATAGAAAAGTTCTCTATAATTATTACGATGACGGTGCAGACGCAATACTAATGATAAAAAGAAGATTTGATTTATCCGGAAACTATCCTATTTTTGTGAACATGTGGTAG